One Acinetobacter pullicarnis genomic region harbors:
- a CDS encoding Tim44 domain-containing protein, whose protein sequence is MQVRQRGLMAGVLMAALMVAPLAEAKRAGGGKSHGMSRSNASSQQARPAPAPQQAAPQRSGPGVGGMVAAGVAGAAIGAVAANAMADDNNAAPASQATDAAADQQAVQQEKEKGGIPSWAWLLLIAGAAFLLFRKFGAKKKIAASNPYAPNSSGPNASPFGQTPPTGRGSNDTTNVFGQSVGGGAAPAAGAFSQSGSQLPDGTEPAAFLRIARQRFNHIQSMNTASNIEEIRRYLTPDLYQSMYRDIMANQDQDVAEFSNLNAMVAGSSTENGQYVVSVRFTGTVSEDLNSLPQPFAEVWHFSKPAASTEEWLVAGIQQES, encoded by the coding sequence ATGCAAGTACGACAGCGTGGTTTGATGGCAGGTGTATTAATGGCTGCCTTAATGGTTGCTCCTTTAGCAGAAGCAAAACGTGCCGGTGGCGGTAAAAGTCACGGTATGAGCCGTTCAAATGCATCTAGCCAACAAGCTCGCCCAGCACCAGCACCACAACAAGCCGCTCCACAGCGTTCTGGTCCAGGTGTTGGCGGTATGGTTGCTGCTGGTGTTGCCGGTGCTGCAATTGGTGCGGTTGCTGCGAACGCAATGGCAGATGACAATAATGCAGCTCCTGCGAGCCAAGCAACAGATGCGGCGGCTGATCAACAAGCCGTACAACAAGAGAAAGAAAAAGGTGGTATTCCAAGCTGGGCTTGGTTGCTGTTAATCGCTGGTGCTGCTTTCCTTCTATTCCGTAAATTCGGAGCAAAAAAAAAAATAGCAGCGTCTAATCCCTATGCGCCAAACAGTTCTGGTCCGAATGCTTCGCCATTTGGCCAGACCCCACCAACAGGTCGTGGATCAAATGACACAACCAATGTTTTTGGTCAATCTGTAGGTGGTGGCGCGGCACCAGCAGCAGGCGCATTTAGCCAAAGCGGTAGCCAACTTCCAGATGGTACTGAACCTGCGGCATTCTTGCGTATCGCTCGTCAGCGTTTTAATCATATTCAGTCAATGAACACTGCGAGTAACATTGAAGAGATCCGTCGCTATTTAACACCAGATCTCTATCAATCGATGTATCGCGATATTATGGCGAATCAAGACCAAGACGTTGCTGAGTTTTCGAACTTAAACGCGATGGTTGCAGGTAGCTCAACTGAAAATGGTCAATACGTCGTAAGCGTACGTTTTACCGGTACAGTGAGCGAAGATTTAAATAGTCTTCCACAGCCATTTGCTGAGGTTTGGCACTTTAGTAAGCCCGCTGCTTCAACCGAAGAATGGTTGGTTGCAGGGATCCAGCAAGAAAGCTAA
- a CDS encoding linear amide C-N hydrolase, with protein sequence MCTRVVYLGDDVMTARSMDWKSDIGTNLWTLPRNVARNGAAGANSIEWTSKYGSVVASGYDISTTDGVNEKGLVTNLLWLVESEYPKIKKGTQPQLSITLWAQYVLDNYATVAETVAALEKVPFIVVTSQVPGEDRLATLHLSISDATGDSAIIEYINGEQVIHHDRSYQVMTNSPTFDQQIALNCYWKQIGGTTMLPGTNRAADRFVRASFYVNAIPQHATTAHTLASVFGVIRNVSVPFGLNTEEEPNISSTRWRTVIQHKQGRYFFESAVSPNVFWVDLAEIDFGDGITRKLDLGADQSNIYAGKVNASFVETKPFTFMSVA encoded by the coding sequence ATGTGTACCCGTGTTGTATATCTTGGTGATGATGTAATGACCGCACGTTCTATGGACTGGAAAAGTGATATTGGCACCAATTTGTGGACATTGCCACGCAATGTGGCACGCAATGGTGCAGCTGGTGCGAACTCGATTGAATGGACTTCCAAATATGGCAGTGTTGTGGCTTCGGGTTATGATATTTCCACCACAGATGGTGTTAATGAAAAAGGTTTGGTCACCAATTTACTTTGGTTGGTTGAATCTGAATATCCAAAAATTAAAAAAGGGACTCAACCACAGTTAAGTATTACTTTATGGGCGCAATATGTACTTGATAATTATGCAACGGTTGCTGAAACAGTCGCAGCACTAGAAAAAGTCCCTTTCATTGTCGTCACCAGCCAAGTTCCGGGTGAAGATCGCTTGGCGACATTACACTTATCGATTTCTGATGCGACGGGTGACAGTGCCATTATTGAATATATCAATGGAGAGCAGGTGATTCACCATGACCGCAGTTATCAAGTCATGACCAATTCACCGACCTTTGATCAACAAATTGCACTGAATTGCTATTGGAAACAAATTGGTGGCACCACCATGTTGCCTGGAACCAATCGAGCTGCGGATCGTTTTGTTCGCGCTTCATTTTATGTCAATGCTATTCCGCAACATGCCACAACCGCACATACCTTGGCGAGCGTTTTTGGTGTGATTCGTAATGTATCCGTTCCATTTGGCTTAAATACAGAAGAAGAACCGAATATTTCTTCAACGCGTTGGAGAACGGTGATTCAACATAAACAGGGGCGCTATTTCTTTGAGTCTGCGGTATCACCGAATGTCTTCTGGGTCGATTTAGCCGAGATTGATTTTGGAGATGGGATTACTCGAAAATTAGATTTAGGTGCAGATCAATCTAATATATATGCAGGTAAGGTCAACGCATCTTTTGTAGAAACCAAACCTTTTACGTTTATGAGCGTCGCATAA
- a CDS encoding IS4-like element ISAba1 family transposase (programmed frameshift), whose protein sequence is MTHLNELYLILNKYLKWNKSHLKCFALIMLVIILKQTCNLSSASKALPIKCLPQSFYRRMQRFFAGQYFDYRQISQLIFNMFSFDQVQLTLDRTNWKWGKRNINILMLAIVYRGIAIPILWTLLNKRGNSDTKERIALIQRFIAIFGKDRIVNVFADREFIGEQWFTWLIEQDINFCIRVKKNFIVTNHLGKNHKISDLFRHLKVGQIECRKRRILVGRVKLYISALQLENGELLLVVSPQFNANAIQDYALRWEIETLFSCLKGRGFNLENTRLTDPRRVKKLIAVLAISFCWCYLTGEWQHDQKKVIKIKKHGRLSMSLFRDGLDYVQMAIQRLIGFGKKEEFKEILAILRRQNPDRIRVL, encoded by the exons ATGACACATCTCAATGAGTTATATCTTATCTTAAACAAATATCTAAAATGGAACAAGTCACATTTAAAGTGCTTTGCGCTCATCATGCTTGTGATTATTTTAAAGCAAACATGTAATCTTTCTTCTGCATCTAAAGCCTTGCCCATCAAGTGCTTACCACAATCATTTTATCGACGTATGCAGCGCTTCTTTGCAGGTCAGTATTTTGATTATCGTCAAATTTCTCAGTTGATTTTCAATATGTTTTCATTCGACCAAGTGCAACTGACTTTAGATAGAACCAATTGGAAATGGGGAAAACGAAATATTAATATCCTGATGCTCGCAATCGTTTATCGTGGAATAGCGATACCTATCCTTTGGACATTGCTTAATAAACGTGGAAATTCAGATACGAAAGAGCGTATTGCTTTGATTCAACGCTTTATAGCCATTTTTGGTAAAGACCGTATTGTGAATGTGTTCGCAGACAGAGAGTTTATCGGTGAGCAGTGGTTTACATGGTTAATTGAACAAGACATCAACTTCTGCATTCGTGTTA AAAAAAACTTCATTGTCACCAATCATTTAGGAAAGAATCATAAAATTAGTGATTTATTTCGCCATCTTAAAGTTGGTCAAATTGAATGTCGTAAACGACGGATTTTGGTTGGTCGGGTGAAACTATATATAAGTGCACTACAGTTAGAAAATGGAGAGCTTTTACTCGTCGTTTCTCCTCAGTTTAATGCCAATGCTATTCAGGATTATGCATTACGCTGGGAAATTGAAACCTTATTCAGTTGTCTCAAAGGACGCGGGTTTAATCTTGAAAATACGCGCTTGACAGACCCTAGACGAGTGAAAAAATTGATTGCGGTGTTAGCTATAAGCTTCTGTTGGTGTTACTTAACGGGTGAATGGCAACATGATCAAAAAAAAGTGATAAAAATAAAGAAGCATGGACGACTCTCAATGAGTTTATTTCGCGATGGTTTAGACTATGTTCAAATGGCGATTCAGCGTTTAATTGGTTTTGGGAAAAAAGAAGAGTTTAAGGAAATTTTGGCAATTTTAAGAAGGCAGAACCCTGATAGGATAAGGGTTCTGTGA
- a CDS encoding MFS transporter, with translation MHTIKDLTFFERPELKQIIKKVKLRLIPLIVLMFALAMLDRSNVGFVKHYIEVDAGISASAYALGAGIFFIGYALFEVPSNIMLHKFGARFWLSRIMVTWGIVSICMVLVRDPLSFYVLRFLLGVAEAGFTPGAILFLTYWFPKTFRGQAYGWFYLGVPIALMLGGPFSGWLLESSFTLGFKNWQWMFIVQGILTVLVGIVAYFVLVSRPDDAKWLNPEEKNLLNQALILDREISAETELTGNDNVFRDWRVWRFVFIYFSIQMSVYGILFYLPTKLALLLQTNVGLEVGYYSAIPWVCTLILLPIITRYADRKANWTKMAICMLSCAVFGIVSSTLVTHLFGFLIFVSIAIVGFIVVQPIFWNIPTQYLSGRAIAIGTALIGSLGNLGGFVAPNLKNYLDSYWHNDIAGLLALAAVGCVGVILLCALLFDQHKETQHPLPHVNDPAQ, from the coding sequence ATGCATACGATCAAAGATTTGACGTTTTTTGAACGTCCAGAATTAAAACAAATTATAAAAAAAGTAAAATTACGCTTAATCCCCTTAATCGTTTTAATGTTTGCTTTGGCGATGCTCGATCGTTCCAATGTCGGTTTTGTTAAACATTATATTGAAGTCGATGCTGGGATCAGTGCCAGTGCTTATGCACTCGGTGCCGGTATTTTCTTTATTGGTTATGCCTTATTTGAAGTCCCAAGCAATATCATGCTACATAAATTTGGTGCACGTTTTTGGTTAAGTCGCATTATGGTGACTTGGGGAATCGTCTCAATCTGCATGGTGTTGGTGCGCGATCCATTGAGTTTTTATGTGTTACGTTTTTTGCTGGGTGTGGCTGAAGCAGGCTTTACCCCTGGCGCTATTCTATTTTTAACCTATTGGTTTCCAAAAACTTTTCGAGGTCAGGCCTATGGTTGGTTCTATTTAGGTGTGCCAATTGCACTGATGCTAGGTGGGCCATTTTCAGGTTGGTTATTAGAGTCGAGCTTTACCTTGGGCTTTAAAAACTGGCAATGGATGTTCATTGTGCAGGGGATACTCACGGTTTTGGTCGGCATCGTGGCTTATTTTGTGTTGGTGAGTCGGCCTGATGATGCGAAGTGGTTAAATCCAGAAGAAAAAAATCTATTGAATCAGGCTTTAATTCTTGATCGTGAAATCTCGGCAGAAACTGAACTGACTGGCAATGACAACGTTTTTCGGGATTGGCGTGTATGGCGTTTCGTATTTATTTACTTTTCAATTCAAATGAGTGTTTACGGTATTTTATTTTATTTGCCAACCAAGTTGGCGCTGTTACTGCAAACTAATGTTGGCTTAGAAGTCGGTTATTACAGTGCAATTCCTTGGGTATGTACTTTAATTTTATTACCGATCATCACGCGCTATGCCGATCGTAAGGCCAATTGGACCAAGATGGCAATCTGTATGTTAAGTTGCGCTGTTTTTGGCATTGTTTCTTCCACGTTAGTGACGCATCTCTTTGGTTTTCTGATCTTTGTTTCTATTGCGATTGTTGGATTTATCGTGGTCCAGCCGATTTTTTGGAATATTCCAACCCAGTATTTATCTGGAAGGGCGATTGCGATTGGAACGGCACTGATTGGTTCACTTGGCAATTTGGGTGGCTTTGTTGCACCGAATTTAAAGAACTATTTAGACAGTTATTGGCACAATGATATTGCGGGTTTATTGGCCTTGGCTGCAGTTGGATGTGTTGGGGTAATTTTGTTATGTGCCTTATTGTTTGATCAACATAAAGAAACTCAGCACCCATTGCCACATGTAAATGACCCAGCGCAGTAG
- the radA gene encoding DNA repair protein RadA, with translation MAKAKTIYRCEQCGTDHPKWSGQCSDCGEWNSLSEVHIETVTHRAKVNTGGGYAGQSAKVTTLNQVSVSRESRLVTGIGEFDRVLGGGLVTGSVVLIGGDPGIGKSTILLQTATHMAAANSPALYVTGEESLSQVALRAQRLDLPTDQLKVMAETCVERICEVLAQQRPAVAILDSIQTLYTETLQSAPGGVSQIRESAALLTRFAKNSGTALFLVGHVTKEGALAGPRVLEHMVDCVLYFEGQSDSRYRMIRAVKNRFGAVNELGVFGMTDKGLKEVANPSAIFLSRYDEAIPGSVVMISREGTRPLLVEVQALVDDAHGQPRRVALGLDQNRLNMLLAVMHRHGGVQTSGQDVYVNVVGGLKITETGSDLAVLLACASSLRSKALPQQLAVFGEVGLSGEIRPVPNGQERLKEAIKHGFKYIIVPRGNAPQKPVAGVQIISVARLHEALHEAMQLCDEIST, from the coding sequence ATGGCCAAAGCTAAAACCATTTATCGCTGTGAACAATGTGGAACAGACCACCCAAAATGGTCAGGTCAATGTTCGGACTGTGGAGAATGGAACAGTTTGTCTGAAGTCCATATTGAAACTGTCACCCATCGCGCCAAAGTCAATACTGGTGGCGGCTATGCAGGCCAATCTGCCAAAGTCACCACGCTTAATCAAGTGTCGGTCAGCCGTGAATCGCGTCTGGTCACGGGTATTGGTGAATTTGACCGTGTGCTTGGTGGTGGTTTGGTTACTGGTTCAGTGGTTTTAATTGGCGGTGATCCTGGGATTGGCAAATCGACCATTTTATTACAAACCGCAACCCACATGGCCGCGGCCAACAGTCCAGCGCTCTACGTCACGGGTGAAGAATCCTTATCGCAAGTGGCCTTACGTGCGCAACGCTTAGATCTTCCCACCGATCAACTCAAAGTCATGGCGGAAACCTGTGTTGAGCGCATCTGTGAAGTGTTGGCGCAACAACGCCCTGCCGTTGCCATTCTAGATTCGATCCAAACCCTCTATACCGAAACTCTACAATCTGCACCGGGGGGTGTTTCACAAATTCGTGAATCGGCTGCTCTGCTCACTCGCTTTGCCAAAAATAGTGGCACTGCGCTATTTTTAGTGGGCCATGTCACCAAAGAAGGGGCTTTGGCTGGTCCACGTGTGCTTGAACATATGGTCGATTGTGTGCTGTATTTTGAAGGTCAATCTGACTCTCGCTATCGTATGATTCGCGCGGTTAAAAACCGTTTTGGGGCAGTCAACGAATTAGGGGTCTTTGGGATGACAGACAAAGGCCTCAAAGAAGTGGCCAATCCTTCTGCCATTTTCTTAAGTCGCTATGATGAAGCCATTCCAGGTTCAGTCGTGATGATTAGCCGTGAGGGCACGCGCCCATTGTTGGTTGAAGTCCAAGCCTTAGTAGATGATGCACATGGGCAACCGCGTCGTGTGGCCCTAGGCCTCGATCAAAATCGCTTAAATATGTTGTTGGCCGTGATGCATCGCCACGGTGGTGTGCAAACTTCGGGACAAGATGTCTATGTCAACGTGGTCGGTGGTCTTAAAATCACCGAAACAGGTTCCGATTTGGCTGTGTTATTGGCCTGCGCATCCAGCTTACGTTCCAAGGCGCTACCGCAACAACTGGCAGTCTTTGGTGAAGTCGGCTTGTCTGGTGAAATTCGCCCAGTACCCAATGGTCAAGAGCGCTTAAAAGAAGCGATTAAACACGGGTTTAAGTACATTATTGTACCGCGAGGCAATGCACCGCAAAAACCAGTTGCTGGTGTGCAAATTATTTCTGTAGCGCGTTTACATGAGGCGTTACATGAAGCCATGCAGCTCTGTGATGAAATCAGCACCTAA
- a CDS encoding FadR/GntR family transcriptional regulator: MIQTRIYQNIFNKIQEDIKNGIYPVGSKLPPERDLAQLFAVSRTSVREAIIALEVNGIVEVKLGSGVYILKTTSVHDKFHRTLILSGFCLLKIAKISLNSSFFPKPIKR; the protein is encoded by the coding sequence ATGATACAGACGCGTATTTATCAAAATATTTTCAATAAAATTCAAGAAGATATAAAAAATGGAATTTACCCCGTAGGTTCTAAACTCCCACCAGAACGAGACCTTGCACAATTATTTGCTGTGAGCCGAACCTCTGTACGTGAAGCGATTATTGCTTTAGAGGTCAATGGCATTGTTGAGGTTAAATTGGGCAGTGGCGTTTATATTTTAAAAACAACCTCTGTACACGACAAATTTCACAGAACCCTTATCCTATCAGGGTTCTGCCTTCTTAAAATTGCCAAAATTTCCTTAAACTCTTCTTTTTTCCCAAAACCAATTAAACGCTGA
- a CDS encoding fumarylacetoacetate hydrolase family protein: MKLLRFGPKSQEKPGVLDAQGRIRDLSAVVSDIDGAVLAHDLDKIRQTDLNLLPLVDAGVRIGACVGKIGKFICIGLNYSDHAAETGVDVPAEPIIFNKWTSAVVGPNDDVEIPLNSVKTDWEVELGVVIGQSGRYIKKQQAMDYVAGYCVINDVSERHFQLEGTGTWDKGKGKGNDTFGPIGPWLVTKDEITDPQNLNLWLEVDGHRYQNGNTRTMVFDVATIVSYLSQFMSLQAGDVIATGTPPGVGLGQKPPVYLKAGQIMHLGIDGLGEQRQQVINAVG, encoded by the coding sequence ATGAAATTATTACGTTTTGGTCCAAAATCACAAGAAAAGCCAGGGGTCTTAGATGCACAAGGGAGAATTCGTGACCTGTCTGCTGTGGTAAGTGATATTGATGGGGCGGTATTGGCGCATGATCTAGATAAAATTCGCCAGACAGATCTCAATCTTTTACCCCTTGTCGATGCTGGGGTACGGATTGGTGCTTGTGTTGGCAAGATTGGTAAGTTTATCTGTATCGGGCTGAATTACTCAGACCATGCCGCTGAGACGGGTGTTGATGTTCCGGCAGAGCCTATTATTTTTAATAAATGGACCAGTGCAGTGGTTGGACCAAATGATGATGTTGAAATTCCATTAAATTCGGTGAAAACCGATTGGGAAGTGGAGTTGGGCGTGGTTATTGGTCAGTCAGGTCGCTATATCAAAAAACAACAGGCCATGGACTATGTGGCTGGTTATTGTGTGATTAATGATGTTTCTGAACGTCATTTTCAATTGGAAGGTACTGGTACTTGGGATAAGGGCAAGGGCAAGGGCAATGACACGTTTGGCCCGATTGGCCCTTGGTTGGTGACCAAAGATGAAATTACCGATCCACAAAATTTAAATTTGTGGTTGGAGGTCGATGGTCATCGTTACCAAAATGGCAATACCCGCACGATGGTTTTTGATGTTGCCACCATTGTTAGTTACTTAAGCCAATTCATGAGTTTACAAGCCGGGGATGTGATCGCGACCGGTACACCACCAGGTGTGGGGTTGGGACAAAAACCACCAGTTTATCTCAAAGCAGGGCAAATCATGCACTTAGGTATTGATGGGCTGGGTGAACAACGACAACAGGTGATTAACGCAGTCGGCTAA
- a CDS encoding FadR/GntR family transcriptional regulator yields the protein MPASSEVSAISPDIHPLLLPHLKEQSITPFEVLEARLAIEPYLAELAALHRNEQQLAAIKEAFLMNVSDNLEQSTDHIGDRLFHIRIAEASQNNAYAYFLKFLLSQHYTEMFSRLRSLYTSEDMAFRSQAEHQEILSAIQKQDGPTAKNAMKKHIQHVIKIFLDQS from the coding sequence TTGCCAGCATCATCCGAAGTCAGCGCTATCAGCCCTGATATTCATCCGTTGTTATTGCCGCATTTAAAAGAGCAAAGTATTACACCATTTGAGGTTTTAGAAGCGCGTTTAGCAATTGAGCCGTATTTGGCTGAGTTGGCTGCGCTACATCGCAATGAGCAGCAATTGGCCGCCATTAAAGAAGCATTTCTCATGAATGTCAGCGATAACCTAGAGCAATCAACCGATCATATTGGCGATCGTTTATTTCATATTCGCATTGCTGAAGCCAGTCAAAATAATGCCTATGCTTATTTTCTAAAGTTTTTATTGAGCCAACATTATACTGAAATGTTTAGTCGCCTTCGCAGCCTTTACACTTCCGAAGATATGGCATTTCGTTCACAAGCAGAACATCAAGAAATTTTATCGGCAATACAAAAACAAGATGGGCCTACAGCAAAAAATGCCATGAAAAAGCATATTCAACATGTAATTAAAATATTCTTAGATCAAAGCTAG
- a CDS encoding L-fuconate dehydratase, translating to MIKIVDMEVLDIRFPTSQHLDGSDAMNPDPDYSAAYVILKTENPDLTGHGLTFTIGRGNDVCCAAIAAMRHLVIGLTIEEVKQNPALMWRTLTADSQLRWIGPDKGAMHLATGAVVNAIWDLWAKVEGKPVWKMVADMSPAQIVNCIDFRYLSDCITPDEALELLQKQAKGKDEREQILRAEGYPCYTTSAGWLGYSDEKLARLCQEAVDAGFDHIKLKVGRDLAEDKRRVKIARAIIGPDRKLMIDANQIWERDQAIDWVQQLAFAKPWFIEEPTSPDDVEAHRAIRQAIRPIQVATGEMCQNRILFKQFIMREAIDIVQVDACRMGGMNELLAVLLMAAKYQLKVCPHAGGVGLCEYVQHLSMIDYLCFSASKLGRVTEYVDHLHEHFIDPCVIKDAAYMPPQRAGFSIEMKAASRAEFLFKAAEA from the coding sequence ATGATAAAAATAGTTGATATGGAAGTTTTGGACATCCGTTTTCCAACCTCACAACATTTAGATGGTTCGGATGCGATGAATCCAGATCCTGATTATTCAGCAGCCTATGTGATCTTAAAAACGGAGAACCCCGATCTAACAGGCCATGGCCTGACCTTTACCATTGGCCGTGGGAATGACGTTTGCTGTGCTGCAATTGCAGCGATGCGCCATTTGGTGATTGGTTTGACTATTGAGGAGGTAAAGCAAAATCCAGCCTTGATGTGGCGCACGCTAACTGCTGATAGTCAATTACGTTGGATTGGTCCAGACAAAGGTGCAATGCATTTGGCTACGGGGGCTGTGGTCAATGCGATTTGGGATTTGTGGGCAAAAGTTGAAGGCAAGCCAGTATGGAAAATGGTTGCAGATATGTCACCAGCACAGATCGTGAATTGTATTGATTTTCGCTATTTGAGTGATTGCATCACGCCAGACGAAGCGCTCGAACTGTTGCAAAAACAAGCAAAAGGCAAGGATGAACGGGAGCAGATTTTAAGGGCGGAAGGCTATCCTTGCTACACCACTTCAGCGGGTTGGTTAGGCTATAGCGATGAAAAATTAGCGCGCCTGTGCCAAGAAGCAGTGGATGCAGGCTTTGATCATATCAAGCTCAAAGTGGGACGTGATCTTGCGGAAGACAAACGTCGCGTCAAAATTGCCCGAGCGATTATCGGACCCGACCGTAAGTTGATGATCGATGCCAATCAAATTTGGGAGCGTGATCAAGCGATTGATTGGGTGCAGCAATTAGCTTTTGCAAAACCGTGGTTTATTGAAGAACCGACTTCCCCAGATGACGTTGAAGCACATCGTGCAATTCGTCAAGCGATTCGCCCAATACAGGTTGCAACTGGAGAAATGTGCCAAAACCGCATACTTTTTAAACAGTTTATTATGCGCGAAGCAATTGATATTGTTCAGGTCGATGCGTGTCGTATGGGGGGAATGAATGAATTACTTGCCGTGCTATTAATGGCCGCGAAGTATCAACTCAAAGTTTGTCCGCATGCGGGTGGTGTTGGGCTATGTGAATATGTTCAGCACTTATCGATGATTGATTATTTATGTTTCTCAGCGAGCAAATTGGGCAGAGTCACTGAATACGTGGATCATTTACATGAACATTTTATTGATCCCTGCGTGATCAAAGATGCTGCCTATATGCCACCACAGCGCGCAGGTTTTTCGATTGAGATGAAGGCAGCATCAAGAGCTGAGTTTTTGTTTAAAGCTGCAGAAGCTTAA
- a CDS encoding SDR family oxidoreductase, with the protein MRLANKTCVITAAAQGIGRATALAFARQGATVIATDIDFAQLEQLKAECEQIQIEFLDVTDKQKTQDFANKYKDVDVLFNCVGWVAAGSIYECDENDWEKSFKINVDSMYYMIQSLLPALLKSGNASIINMSSAASSIKGVANRFAYSATKAAVLGITKAIAADYITQGVRCNAICPGTVDSPSLHQRIAAQAEQEKRSVSDIYQQFVARQPMGRIGKAEEIAALAVYLASDESGFSTGTFNMIDGGWSN; encoded by the coding sequence ATGCGACTTGCCAATAAAACATGTGTGATTACCGCAGCGGCTCAAGGAATTGGTCGTGCCACAGCACTGGCATTTGCCCGACAGGGGGCGACAGTCATCGCCACGGATATTGACTTTGCACAACTTGAACAGCTTAAAGCTGAGTGTGAGCAAATTCAAATTGAATTTTTAGATGTAACCGATAAACAAAAAACTCAGGATTTTGCAAATAAATATAAAGATGTGGATGTGCTTTTTAATTGTGTAGGTTGGGTTGCTGCAGGCTCTATTTATGAATGTGATGAAAATGATTGGGAGAAATCTTTTAAAATTAACGTAGATTCAATGTATTATATGATTCAGTCACTATTACCAGCATTGCTTAAGAGCGGAAATGCTTCAATTATTAATATGTCTTCAGCAGCCTCGAGTATTAAAGGGGTCGCAAATCGATTTGCGTATAGTGCAACCAAAGCAGCCGTTTTGGGGATAACCAAAGCGATTGCCGCAGACTATATTACGCAAGGGGTGCGTTGCAATGCCATTTGCCCAGGCACGGTTGATTCGCCTTCATTACATCAACGTATTGCAGCACAGGCTGAACAAGAAAAGCGTTCTGTCTCTGATATTTATCAGCAGTTTGTAGCACGTCAGCCGATGGGGCGGATTGGAAAAGCTGAGGAAATTGCTGCGTTGGCAGTGTATTTGGCCAGTGATGAATCGGGCTTTAGTACCGGGACTTTCAACATGATAGATGGTGGTTGGTCCAATTAA
- a CDS encoding linear amide C-N hydrolase, whose translation MTQNNPQPNVAFACTSLRIKDKQGNIYHGRTLEFEESPLISSFTYFPVGHAFQHKAPDGSLGLKYTAKYPIMALTMPQSADEMHDCLEGINAAGLSFSLNMYHNKGLKTLTAEQYPNSVRYEAIGEWGLANFATVQEIKDNLAQVDFWSAVIEVLGIQSPFHFIFYDKTGACLVIEVENGELAIYDNPTGVMTNGPELPWHLTNLHNYSHLTNIDTAMGNVGGMQLLQPDSGIASAALPSSNTSVGRFVKAFYYSSFANQVDNPDEQIIELSHVMNNFDRPKNISVVISEQGTKKIVAREYTVWTALTDLSRGYLYVRAYSQLNYTLYTFEQFKDKTALYSFEIN comes from the coding sequence ATGACACAGAATAACCCTCAACCCAATGTTGCTTTTGCCTGTACATCTTTACGTATTAAAGATAAACAAGGAAATATTTATCATGGTCGAACTTTAGAATTTGAGGAGTCGCCACTTATCTCAAGTTTCACTTATTTTCCAGTCGGCCATGCATTTCAGCATAAAGCACCGGATGGTTCTTTGGGGCTAAAATATACGGCAAAATATCCAATCATGGCATTAACCATGCCGCAAAGTGCAGATGAAATGCATGATTGCTTAGAAGGTATCAATGCTGCAGGTCTTTCATTTAGTTTAAATATGTACCACAACAAAGGGCTTAAAACGCTCACAGCTGAACAATATCCAAATTCAGTACGTTATGAAGCCATTGGAGAATGGGGCCTTGCAAATTTCGCAACCGTTCAAGAGATTAAAGACAATCTTGCTCAGGTCGATTTTTGGTCAGCAGTGATTGAAGTTTTAGGAATTCAATCGCCTTTCCACTTTATCTTTTACGATAAAACAGGTGCGTGCTTAGTCATTGAGGTTGAAAACGGTGAGCTTGCTATTTATGACAATCCAACAGGTGTAATGACCAATGGTCCTGAACTGCCTTGGCACCTCACCAATTTGCATAACTATTCACATTTAACCAATATTGATACTGCGATGGGTAATGTCGGTGGTATGCAGTTATTACAACCCGATAGTGGTATTGCTTCTGCGGCGTTGCCTTCTTCAAATACTTCCGTTGGGCGTTTTGTCAAAGCATTTTATTATTCAAGTTTTGCCAATCAAGTCGATAATCCAGATGAGCAAATTATTGAGTTATCGCATGTGATGAATAACTTTGATCGCCCTAAAAATATCAGCGTGGTGATCAGTGAACAAGGGACCAAGAAAATAGTAGCGCGTGAATATACGGTATGGACGGCATTAACCGATTTAAGCCGAGGTTATTTATATGTACGTGCTTATAGCCAATTGAATTATACACTCTATACATTTGAGCAATTTAAAGATAAAACCGCCCTGTATTCTTTTGAAATTAACTAA